The Podarcis raffonei isolate rPodRaf1 chromosome Z, rPodRaf1.pri, whole genome shotgun sequence genome segment TTGCAAGACAGTCTCATAGTGCACATACGGACCCTGGCTGAGGTACTGCCTAGGTGCCTTACCCAGTACAGCAAATAAATCCCTAAGTCCAACATGGGCTCTCGCCTTCTCTCCTTCCGGGAGAATGCTAAAGGTACTTGCAGGAGACCACAGCAGGTAGGAGTCTGCCTTTCAAAGAATACAGTATAGCAGAAAGTGGCCCCTTTAGTGGGGAGAAAGTGGAATTCTGGAAATGACAGCACCCTAAAGATTGTTAAACTGTTGGGCAAGGTATAACCACTGAAGTCCTAGGACAGGGTGGCAAAGAACTTTGGAGCATCCTGCTTGGCAGAAGAAATAGTCACTTCCACCACTTTTGGAGAACACAAATAGAAGTTGCAGACTTCGAAAGCCACAGATTTGTAGCTGTTAGAGAATctcactgatacagtggtacctcgggttaagtacttaattcgttccggaggtccgtacttaacctgaaactgttcttaacctgaagcaccactttagctaatggggcctcctgctgccgctgcaccgctgctgcacgatttctgttctcatcctgaagcaaagttcttaacccgaggtactatttctgggttagcggagtctgtaacctgaagcgtatgtaacccaaggtaccactgtacttgaaatccAGTGTTTCAGAGCAGCTTCTTGGTTATCCTCTTTGAATTAGAGCTGTATTGCCCGTGGCAAAGTCAACAAACTGTTAATGCACAGATTGTTTCTCAgcagtttacaaaacataaaaagcaATTGTACAACATTCTTAAGATACAGAATAATTAAATATATACATAATTCAGTGTCAATAGCTGGAGCCTATTTGATGGACTTGCTAAACAGTTTCAGCCATGTGCTTCTGTGGAAAGCCCTCTGACAGCACTTTGCTTGAATGCTATGTGTAGTGCTCAATGGAGGCACTTTGCAAATTGTTGCTTGGCTATGGCACTTCCTTCTTCCAAGTGCGCAACTAAAACTCTGACTGCTCAATATTATGGTTTTTCAAGATAATTAAAGTAAAAATCTTAATTTTAACACTGAGAGCCAGCATGAAGTACTGTTCTAGGAACAGACACTGGGCCACAATTCCATTCCAGAAAGTTGGCCCATTCAGCTGTACTGTCCTTCTGAATTGGAGGAGTTAACCCACTGCTGcctgcttgttttctccagccagCTACTCAGCTGCTGCACAAGAAAACCTGAATAATTGTGGGGCATAAATAGTTTTACTTGGTATATGGATATGTCTCAAGGTGTCCAGTTACAGGAATCTTGTGTGAATGAGAGCTTATCAGAAACAAAGACCTGAGCGCAATGGAGATCTTACTGAAGGGaaggccttagctcagtggtaaagcccaCATTTTGTATGGAGATGGCCCCAAGTTTTCTTCCCAGCATCTCCGGGTTGGATTcagaagactcctgcctgaaaccctgtagTGCTCCAGCTTGGTTCCCAGGGCTTGGGAACCTTTTAAAGCCCCAGAGCCATGTTCCCTCATAAGGATGGGAGCCACATGCCAGTAGCGGGCAGGGCCGTCTCGTAGTTTaatacagtaggctacattccagccacacaagatgcattccagccaggcaacggCACTCAAGCAGGACATGAAGCATGACCAAGTAAGAATCCTGAGAACAATATGGAGAGGGgctacatttggcccccaggtctgaggttccttgtgtagacagtattgaactAGGTGAACCAGTGATCTGACTTGCCAAAGGCATCATCCTGTACTCCTAATGTTCTTCATTCCTGTACAGAGCCCTTTTTGACTATGACCGAACTCGGGACAGCTGCTTGCCCAGTCAAGGACTGAGTTTTTCTTACGGGGACATCTTGCATGTGATCAATGCCTCAGATGATGAGTGGTGGCAGGCAAGGCTCGTGACCCCTCATGGAGAGAGCGAGCAAATTGGCGTCATTCCCAGCAAGAAAAGGTGAGTGTTCATTCTGTAATAAGAGCTCGTTTCCAGCTGATATTGCCCACCCTTGGCCAGCCTGCTATCTTTCAGGTGTGCCTGAAATAGCCTGCTAAAAGTAGCTAGTCAGGGAGGGGTGGCCTTTTTTTTGGCTCTTCACTGATTTATGGCAAGCAAAGTGAACATTTCTTCATGTCCTGCTGGGCAGGGAAGGTGCTACCCATCACAGAGAATGGCTGTGGCTGTAAACTTTGCCCCATCTAATGTAGAACCGCAGACCTGGTAGGAAGAATGGCTAACCACTCATTGTGGTATGTCTGAGAAAGAAATGGGTCCTGGGGAGGGAACAAGGATCAGTGGTGTGCGGGGAGCCACACTTGAATGTAATAATACCTTTTTCTCTTGATGTAATCAGAGTGGAAAAGAAGGAAAGAGCACGGTTGAAAACTGTGAAGTTCCATGCCCGAACTGGAATGATAGAGTCCAATCGGGTAAGTGctgttgaagggggggggagggttggcaCATAGGAATGGTTAACGAGGTAACTTAATAAATGTAATCATGCACTGTCCAAGGTGGTACAACAGttaatctagatcaggggttggtGGAATTATTTGAGCCTAAGTTTGGTAGCTGGAGCATCCTTAAGAAAAACTTGTGGACTGGAACTCCTCAGACTTGATTTGTCCTCGGACATGAAGATAAAGCCTAAAGCCCTGCCCCATTAGTCTTGCAGCATCCTGCTTTTGTTCCCCATGGCACAGGTTACATTACTGACTGCCAACCGCAGATGCACTAGAACTGGCTCAAAGTTGTTGACGGAATGCAGGGACTATGAATATATTGAGTGGTGGGGAAGCCACAGACAGGGAAGTGTTAGTGACCCTTCTGGTGATGCAAGGGTTGGGCCATAAGAGACACATCTTTGTTGCTGTGGAAATGCTGATTGGTTAGTCATCTTCCACCATCCCTAAACCCCATTTTTCTCTGCACGTAATTTTTCTCTTATTCCCGTTTACATGTAATTTCCATTATTTCATTTGAGGGGGTAGCTTCCCTGACACTGATCATCAttgccttttcattttattttttcttgcatGCTTTAAACTCCATTgtttgttctttttgttctttttgttgtttttttctttcttccccctccttccaTCTCCATCTTCTTCACAGTCGATCAAAACGAAACGTAAAAAGAGTTTCCGCCTCTCTCGAAAGTTCCCATTTTACAAGAGCAAAGAGAACATGGCTCAGGAGAGCAGCGTACAGGACCGTAAGTAGCAGCTGCCCTGCTCAAATTCTGGCTTGGGAGGTTCCTGTGGCCAAGGAGCAGCATGCTGCTCACAAGAAGAACTGTTCCAGCACCTGTGGTAGTGAGGCCTTGCTGGATTCGGCACTGCAATGGGGACTGCACTATCTAGAAAGGCCTCAGTTTCCCCAAGGCCATGAACAGCCCCTTGGAGTGAGCATTGCTGTTCACCTGCCTGTGTTGAGAGATGATGCAAGTCCAAGAGGTGTTCTGTTCCCTGCTGTCGTCAAGTTGAAACAAGCACTGGTGTAGGAGAGGTTGCCAGTTGCTCCTGGTATCCCCAGTCACTGTTGCTTGCTCTCCCTTACCTTATCTGCACTAGTTATGCTTCCAGACCACCCTTGAAACTTGTGTCCTTTGATAGGGGATCTGCCAGCCTCTTGAGTATGCCACCTTTTCCTAACTTTCTGGTGACTGACCAACATTCTCCCTTCTCTACTGTCATAGGCCAAAAAGCCTGTATAGGGATACAGTAATGCAGCTTGCTCCAACCGGTGTTTTTGGAGAGCCCAGTCCTGTGGGTATCACAGAAGTTGCTGGTGAAAATGCAGGGCTTTGGTTGCCAGCATACCTCCCTTCTCCACCCTGTGATGCAAAATAGATTGAGCCAAGAGGCAAAAAGATGTGCACCAGTGTAATACATAAAGGTTGCATAATTTAGGCTACTGAGGCACTCTCTAAAACAGCAATAGTCTTGTAAAGTACATGTGACTTAATGGAGAACACTCTCTTAATGCCAAAAATATGGGAACAGGTCACTGATGAAAGAACTGCCCTGTGTTTGCTGTCAGGTTTGTGTGGCTTGGCTGCCCCTGTGTCATGGGCTCTAATATTAACCTACCTTAATGCCTTCATACGAGGCAGAATTATTCCAGGACAAATGATTtgtcatctagcccagtattgtctactctgactggcagtgcttTTCCAGTGATTTTCCTTTCACCTGCATCCTTTTTCTTTAAATGAGGAAGTACAAGGACttgaactgggaccttctgcatgtaaagcatacATACTGGCATGGGCCAGCGTGCCTTCTCCTGTCATTGACACTGCAAGAAAAGCAGCAATCAAAAAGCTTGGTTGCAAATGCTGGGCTTGTGGGAGCCAGAGAGTGTATTGAAATGCCTGGAAAAGCTTCCAGTTCTGCAAGAGGTCTTCACAGTCTGCCCTTTGTGGAACAGGGCTGATATCTGGGGCTAGCTCCTTCCTCTTGTATTGTTCATCTACAAACAGTTTCATGCTGATACCTGCAGTCAGCTGTAGAATTAAGAGTCGCAAGTGTGGATTaatgggggaaatgaatgaaatggACAAAGCCATCTGTTTGTCAGTGTTTTTCTTGGGCTTGTTGCTGGAGTCCATGCCTCTTGGTACCAGTTGCCCAGGAGAATTTTGGAAGAACAAGGGACTCAGTTTGGTGACACTGACCTGGTTAGTCTGGTGGCTCAAAAACACAGGGTCTTATACTCTGCTTCTTCCACAGAGAGGTGGCTGCTCTTTGCAGTTCTCTGCCAGTGATTCTGCTGAAGCACCCCTTTCTCTGAGGCATTCACTAAATCAAgggtaggaaacctgtggctccccaggtgttgttgaactctgAACTCCCGTCAGCTGTAACTGGCATAgctagtggtcagagatgatgacaGTTGGGAGTTCAGCAGCACCTGAAAAGTCACAAGTTGCCCATTTCTGGACTAGATCATCTAGTATTAAGCAGTATTAAGTAGGGCTCAGAAATACCCAGAGACATTGGTGCTAAAATGTGTTGGGAAACTGAATAGTCTTGGCCTTCGGGAGGTGGCTGAGCTAGAGCTTTGGGCAGGAAATTCTGAATGCCCAGAGGGTTTGGGGCAGAGAGGATCTTTGAAAGTGTTGGTCAGGAGCTTTAACTTCACTTGCTATTGCAGCTCTCTGCCATTCTGCACTCCTGTCACTAATGCTGTCCTGGCTCtgtctctcctcttctctcctctctcttctcttctcttctcttctcttctcttctcttctcttctcttctcttctctcccctctcccacttCTGGCTGGCTGTGAATCAGGACTTCCCTGGGTTAAGTGACGATTATTATGGCGCAAAGAACCTGAGTAAGTGAAATTTCACTGCACATGATCACTTTTTATTGCTAGCATGTGTGTGACTGGAAACAAGCTTCTGCGCTTGGAGCAGCCACACCATCCCTGAGCCCAGTCAGACCATGGCCACTTCTGAACATCATGTGGGCCGTAGCCTGCTATGGAGCAAGAGAACTGAGCCCACTTCTAGCCTGTGGCCAGTGAATAGGCTTTGTGAACCTGTCCCTAAAAGACAGCTCACCAGTGCAGTGAGGAGTATAGTAAACGGGCCAGGACTTCCTGATTACTTGCAAGCAAGTTCTAGGGAAGGATGTTGCCAAGGCAGAAAGGAGGTCCTGGTGTTAGGAACTCCTAAGTGGATGAAGCCTTGCTTTCTGCCCTGTTGGCATTGTCTGAGAGCCCCTTTTCACCCATGCCATAGAAATGGGAATCCCTCAGCCTGCAGTATCTTAGGGCAGCCCTGTAGTTTTTTGTCTTGTCTTCACCTGCCTGCTCTGCCAGCACCTACCTTTCCTTTTCCCAACCCCCTCTTGTAACTCTCAGTGATAAGATTGTGCCTTAATGACTAGGAAAAGGAAGCAAACTAGAAACAGGATTGTATGTCTgagcttctcctgcctgtgctTGGGGTCCCCTGTGTACACCTGCTGGGGATGAGCTACTGGGGGTGGCAGGATATATGTGGTGTTGCACTTTTGTCTTGGCAAGAGATCCATGAATCTTTTTGCTTCTAGAGAGTAGGGGAGACAATATTTCCTCAAAGAATGCACCAAGTTACCATAAGGTGGGGACTTAGAGCATGTACTAACTATCTGTTCAGCTTGCCCTTGCACTgttcttctctctcccaccccaccccacccctgttcttGTCATCATCAGTTGGTGTTTGTCTTCTCTTGTTGCATCTGTTTGTACTGAATCAGGGTCTCTTTCTTGGTTGCAGAGAGCGTGACATCAAACACCAGTGACAGCGAGAGTAGTTCCAGTAAGTGTCCCTCCCCTTTGTCCcatactttctgcatgcaaaccctCAAGATCCTCTGCTTGCTTCACTCTGTGTTAGAGGACAAGACTTGTTTTCCCACCCCTTTCAGGGCTGTTTTAGAGCTAGGTCTCCAAACATGTGTTGGGACAGAACTTAGAATAAATCTTCAaccatgtatttgtgtgtgtggatgtaaGATGGATAGGTTCCACAAAGCCACAAactgtgcattttctttttagtTCTAGGGCCTGAATGCTAAGTAGTTCCCATTCAGATACTGTCCCTGTGGAGTTATAATACCATCTTGCAAATATTGGTGGAATCTAATGTTGCTAAAAGTTCAGTCTGATAACTGGGTAATCCTGAACTGGATGCAAAGATGATGCCCATTTCCCTTGGTACAGAGGCTGCTGCCTGCATTTATTTTGCAGGCTTTGGAATGTGTGCCTCTAGGGCACTTGCCCTTCAGTGCTGGGGATAGCATCCTTTGGAAGATGGCGTCTCTCAGAGGTTCTTCCCTCTAAAGTTGGAGCAGGGTGAGAAGCACATACTGTAGGGAAGGCAGTTCTTCTCACTAATTGTTGTAGAGAAATGCAGCTTTGTACCTGAGAATTGTGTGTGCTTTGCCACTCTGCTCCTGCcacttttgggtgggtgggaggttgtTGCTGCAAAGACATCTGCAGCACAGGCTGACTGTTTCCTCTCCATTTCTTTCAGAAGGGCAAGAGGACACAATTCTGTCATATGAACCTGTGACCCGGCAAGAAAGTAAGTTGGCAAAAGAAGAGCTTGCTGCACTACAATGAGTGGAAGCTCTCATGTTCCTCTGCTCTGCTTTTCCTGGGTAGTTTTTTCAGAGTTGACTTGAGGCTACACTTTAAGGCTCCCTCATATCTTTGTGGCTATGTTTACAGTTCACTATGCGAGACCAGTGATCGTTCTGGGACCCACGAAAGACCGAGTCAATGATGATCTCATCTCAGAGTTCCCACACAAATTTGGTTCCTGTGTGCCACGTAAGTGCTGGTCCCCTGCAGGGAGAAGAGTGTTCTGGGATAGCCTAGCATGGGTTAATTCAAAGTGAAATGGAGAAACTTGCACCTGAGCAATGGCTGTAAGCCCTGCACCCTGTTTGAATACTTGAATGAGAAGGTATGGAGAGGGCTCAACATGGCAGCCAGGATTCTGCTGTTCTTTTTTTCAACATACTGCAGATGCTGGGTTGTACAGCCGAAGTTAGCCATACCTGTTCATTTGCCTGAGAAGATGGGGACCCTGAGCCCATAGTTGTGGACTTTGCTGATGCATTCCAGATTTGCTATGTTCTATTCCAGACACTACCAGGCCTAGGCGTGAGAATGAGGTAGATGGGCAGGATTACCACTTTGTGGCGTCCCGGGAGCAGATGGAGAAGGACATTCAAGACAGCAAGTTTATTGAGGCTGGGCAGTTCAATGACAATCTCTATGGGACCAGTATTCAGTCTGTGCGGGCTGTAGCAGAACGGGTAAGTAACTGTGTCCAGGACAACATGTGATAGCTGTGGCTGCAACCTCCTTAGGATTTCTGTCATAGCTTCTCAGGTACTGTTCATGAGTTCTCTCTGCCCTGTGACTGAGCCGCTAGCACAAAGTGCAATACATTCAAGTTAAATTATTGTGGGCTTGGGACACTTGAAAGCGTCACTTTTAATTGGGAATAAAACATTGAGGCCCTTTTGGGACTGATGTTGCAGGTTCAGGAGGTTATTGCATGCAAGAGAGTGCCAGCCCTAGAGTGACTCAGACATGATCTGATTTTTGATGTAGCTATACTAACCTAGTGACCAGGGCGTGTGTTGTGATCTTAGAGTGGGATTTTTGTTTGTGGGGGCTTGTTGAAACTGCTTAGCAAAGGCTTGGTAATAACTGGCACCCTCGGTACTGCAGGGGAAGCACTGTATCCTTGATGTGTCTGGCAATGCCATCAAGAGGTTGCAGCAAGCACAACTGTACCCAATCGCCATTTTCATCAAGCCAAAATCCATCGAAGCACTCATGTGAGTAGTATGGCAGCTGTGAATATTTGTTATCCTGCCTGCtgttgggagtgtgtgtgtgtgtgtgtgtgtgtgcgcgcgcgtgcgtgTACACGCAGTGGGGAAAAGGGGATGCCATGAAGAGAAAGTGGCTGCCTCTTCTGCACTTGGGTCAGCTTAGGGGGCACTGCACGCTCTATCAACACAGCGCTTGCCTGTTGGGATTCCAGAATCTCCTGTACCAGCCATCGATAGGCCCACCTTAGAAAGGAAAGCTTTCCACAGACTATAATTCCTGATCACTGGGTGTTCTGGCaagggctaatgggaattgtagaccaACATCACCTTCTGTTCAGGCTACCTATCCCTGAACTGAAGACTTACAGCTTCAAGCGACTTGTTTCAATTGCAGCATTGCCAGTGGAGCTGTACACAAGCCTATTTTTGGATTTTGCACTCTTACACAGTGGCCAGAAATGTGCCTGGGCTTGTGCCAGGTCTCGTGTATTTGTACTGAGTCTCTTCCATTTGGGCTGGCAGGGAGATGAACCGGAGGCAGACATACGAACAAGCCAACAAGGTATTTGACAAAGCCATGAAACTGGAGCAGGAATTTGGAGAATATTTTACAGGTGAGAATCTAGACTGTTCCTGAATGACTGGTGAtgacattcacacacacattttttgtgAAGAAAAGggtacaggcagcaaccattttaggtTTGTCCAATTGATGTGCAGGTCCTTCTGGACCTGGAAAAGGGCAgaatgggggcagggcagggcatgtGAGGCCTGGGAGCAGAACCCCATGTGAAATGGTCAACACCTGTACCTGTGCTCACCAAGGATTTTAAAAGGAGGAG includes the following:
- the DLG3 gene encoding disks large homolog 3 isoform X11, producing MEPACGALQRNACPLNAPKVCRGQVGHLQEETTKLGQVNGVNLRNATHEQAAAALKRAGQTVTIVAQYRPEEYSRFESKIHDLREQMMNSSMSSGSGSLRTSEKRSLYVRALFDYDRTRDSCLPSQGLSFSYGDILHVINASDDEWWQARLVTPHGESEQIGVIPSKKRVEKKERARLKTVKFHARTGMIESNRSIKTKRKKSFRLSRKFPFYKSKENMAQESSVQDQSVTSNTSDSESSSKGQEDTILSYEPVTRQEIHYARPVIVLGPTKDRVNDDLISEFPHKFGSCVPHTTRPRRENEVDGQDYHFVASREQMEKDIQDSKFIEAGQFNDNLYGTSIQSVRAVAERGKHCILDVSGNAIKRLQQAQLYPIAIFIKPKSIEALMEMNRRQTYEQANKVFDKAMKLEQEFGEYFTAIVQGDSLEEIYSKIKQIIEDQSGHYIWVPSPEKL
- the DLG3 gene encoding disks large homolog 3 isoform X12 — its product is MMNSSMSSGSGSLRTSEKRSLYVRALFDYDRTRDSCLPSQGLSFSYGDILHVINASDDEWWQARLVTPHGESEQIGVIPSKKRVEKKERARLKTVKFHARTGMIESNRSIKTKRKKSFRLSRKFPFYKSKENMAQESSVQDQSVTSNTSDSESSSKGQEDTILSYEPVTRQEIHYARPVIVLGPTKDRVNDDLISEFPHKFGSCVPHTTRPRRENEVDGQDYHFVASREQMEKDIQDSKFIEAGQFNDNLYGTSIQSVRAVAERGKHCILDVSGNAIKRLQQAQLYPIAIFIKPKSIEALMEMNRRQTYEQANKVFDKAMKLEQEFGEYFTAIVQGDSLEEIYSKIKQIIEDQSGHYIWVPSPEKL